The Pukyongia salina genome segment AATTAGAATGACAAAAATAGACAATTCTATTATTTATTTCAGCTAAATTTTAGAATTGTCTATCTCGGCTACTAATGATTTTCATCTTCTTCTGAACCTCCGCTCCCCTCTTCCTGGTTATTATTACGACAACAAACAATATGCGCTCCCTTAAGCTCCGGGGCTGTAGTTCCGGTAAACGCCAGATTGTAAAGTCCATTATTTTCGTAATTCGCCGTAAGAATACTCTCCCAGGATATATATCCGAAACGGGGATCGTTAGGGCCATTATCCTCGCCACATTTACAAACGAAAATAACCTGTCTGTGAACCGAGAATAGAAGCTGCTTTGCGCCTGTGTTAACCGACTTAAAACGTACGGCAAGGTGTTCGGAGAAGGTACATTGGCCTAATTCTGTGGAGCGCGCATTTAAGATGTGATACCCCTTTTTTATTTCTTCCAGAAATTTATCATACAAATTTTTCAAGGCATCCTCCTCTGCCGCAGAAAGATCTCCGTTACCCTTAACTTCATCCACGAACTCATCAGCTGTATACCCGGCATCGATCTTTATTAGGATTCTATCTCGAACAGGATGTGCCAGAAAAGCGACATCGGCACCTTCAATGTCTCCGAAATTCCCTTCATCCACAGGTTTTTGGATTAGCCGGGAAAAGTCGAATACCCGCAAAATTTCGTCAAAACGTCTTTCATCAATATCGAGGTCTGCCAATTGGCCGTACATATTCATCAGCGATTGGAAACAAGGCTTGCCTGTCTCTTCATTGTGCTGTGGGCCCGGGGGATTATGAGTTTGCCAATCGATCCCGTTTACCGCGGCAGTGAATGAATCCACACTTTCCTGAGCGATGGGCTTGAGTTTCTTCTTCCTTTCTCTCTCCTGCTTATCACAGGAAACTAACGTGATTAGCATGAGCAATGCGATTGTTAAATACCTGGTTTTCATAATATTGTATTTTATATTTCTGAATCAAATCTAAGTACAATACATACCATATATTAGTCAAATGTGATTTAGATACCTCCTAATGAGTAACCATATACTTTCGATTAGAATTCGAAAATCCGAAGAAAATATTTTATTATGCATGCATAGGAAAATTGGGAATATAATCGTATCTTGCGTACCGCAAAATTTGGGTGGTTTAATAGCCTTATATTTGCCGAATATTTTTCAATTTTAAATCGATTTATTTATGAAAATAGCAGTGTGCATTAGCCATGTGCCAGACACCACTTCGAAGATCAACTTCACGGAGGGTGACACAAAATTCGATACCAACGGCGTTCAGTTTGTAATAAATCCTAACGATGAGTTTGGTCTAACACGAGCGATGTGGTTTAAAGAAAAACAAGGTGCCACAGTACATGTATTAAATGTAGGCGGCCCGGAAACCGAACCTACATTACGTAAAGCTCTGGCCATTGGTGCCGATGAAGCCATAAGGGTAAATACAGCTCCTACCGATGGTTTTTCGGTAGCAAAGCAACTGGCTCATGTAATTGCCGAAGGCGGTTACGACCTGGTTATTGGCGGACGCGAATCTATAGACTATAATGGAGGAATGGTTCCGGGGATGATCGCGAAACTAAACGACGCGAATTTTGTAAATACCTGTATCGGCCTGGAGATCGAAGGAAATACTGCAACTGCAGTGAGGGAGATCGACGGCGGAAAAGAAACTATAAAAACAAGTCTTCCATTGGTGATTGGAGGGCAAAAAGGTCTCGTGGAAGAAAGTGACCTGCGCATCCCGAATATGCGTGGCATCATGCAGGCGAGATCTAAACCCCTTCACGTAAAAGAAGCTGTAGACAGCCAGGCTGAGACCCGATCGGTTCAATTTGAAAAGCCTGCGCCGAGGGGAGCCGTAAAGCTTGTAGACAACGTGGACGACCTAATAAATCTATTACACAACGAAGCAAAAGTGATCTAAATTATGGTATTAGTATATACAGAATCTGAAGAAGGAAAATTCAAGAAAATAGCACAAGAGGCTGTTTCTTATGCCAAAGGAGTTGCAGACATGCTGGGGACAACTGTAACAGCTGTTACCGTAAATGCAGGAGATACTTCCGAATTAGGAAATTACGGTGCTACTAAAGTTCTTGAAGTTAGTAATGACGCCCTGGCTAATTTTAACGCGGAAGCATATGCCAAGGTAGTTTCG includes the following:
- a CDS encoding electron transfer flavoprotein subunit beta/FixA family protein: MKIAVCISHVPDTTSKINFTEGDTKFDTNGVQFVINPNDEFGLTRAMWFKEKQGATVHVLNVGGPETEPTLRKALAIGADEAIRVNTAPTDGFSVAKQLAHVIAEGGYDLVIGGRESIDYNGGMVPGMIAKLNDANFVNTCIGLEIEGNTATAVREIDGGKETIKTSLPLVIGGQKGLVEESDLRIPNMRGIMQARSKPLHVKEAVDSQAETRSVQFEKPAPRGAVKLVDNVDDLINLLHNEAKVI